One genomic window of Candidatus Pseudobacter hemicellulosilyticus includes the following:
- a CDS encoding helix-turn-helix transcriptional regulator — translation MPIIVNLDVMMAKRKMSLNELSEKVGLTLSNLSILKTGKAKAIRFSTLETICKVLDCQPGDILEFREEE, via the coding sequence ATGCCGATAATCGTAAATCTTGATGTGATGATGGCAAAGCGGAAAATGTCCTTAAATGAGCTGTCGGAAAAAGTGGGCCTGACATTATCCAATCTGTCCATCCTTAAAACCGGTAAAGCCAAAGCCATACGGTTCAGTACGCTGGAAACCATCTGTAAAGTGCTGGACTGCCAGCCGGGGGATATACTGGAATTCCGGGAAGAAGAATAG